Part of the Kitasatospora sp. NBC_01266 genome, GGAAGTTGTGCCGCGGCGGCGGGCAGGAGGTCGCCCACTCCAGCGAACGGCCGTAACCCCACGGGTCGTCGACCTCGACCTTCTCGCCGTACTTGGCGGTCTTCCAGACGTTGTAGAGGAACGGCAGGATCGACAGGCCGAGCAGGAAGGAGCCGATGGAGGAGACGGTGTTCAGCGTGGTGAAGCCGTCCGAGGGCAGGTACGAGGCGTAGCGGCGGGGCATGCCCTCGGCGCCGAGCCAGTGCTGCACCAGGAAGGTGGTGTGGAACCCGATGAAGAGCGTCCAGAAGGTGATCTTGCCGAGGCGCTCGTCCAGCATCTTGCCGGTCATCTTCGGCCACCAGAAGTGGAAGCCGGCGAACATCGCGAAGACGACGGTGCCGAAGACCACGTAGTGGAAGTGGGCGACGACGAAGTACGAGTCCGAGACGTGGAAGTCGATCGGCGGGGAGGCGAGCAGCACACCGGTCAGACCACCGAAGAGGAAGGTGACCAGGAAGCCGATCGTCCAGAGCATCGGGGTCTCGAAGCTCAGCGAGCCCTTCCACATGGTGCCGACCCAGTTGAAGAACTTCACACCGGTCGGGACCGCGATCAGGAAGGTCATGAAGGAGAAGAACGGCAGCAGCACCTGGCCGGTGACGTACATGTGGTGGGCCCACACGGTCACCGAGAGGCCGGCGATGCCGATCGTGGCCGCGATCAGACCCGAGTAACCGAACATCGGCTTGCGGGAGAAGACCGGGATGATCTCCGAGATGATGCCGAAGAACGGCAGCGCGATGATGTACACCTCGGGGTGGCCGAAGAACCAGAAGAGGTGTTGCCAGAGTAGGGCTCCACCATTACCCGGGTCGAAGATATGGGCCCCGAATTTTCGGTCCACCTCCAGCGCGAAGAGCGCGGCGGCGAGCACCGGGAAGGCCAGCAGGACCAGCACCGAGGTCAGCAGGACGTTCCAGACGAAGATCGACATCCGGAACATCGTCATGCCGGGAGCGCGCATGCAGATGACGGTGGTGATGAAGTTGACCGCACCGAGGATGGTGCCGAAGCCCGAGAAGGCCAGACCCATGATCCACATGTCGGCGCCGACGCTGGGCGACCGGACCGCGTCCGACAGCGGCGAGTAGGCGAACCAGCCGAAGTCAGCCGCACCCTGCGGGGTGAGGAAGCCGCCGACCGCGATGGTCGAGCCGAACAGGTAGAGCCAGTACGCGAACATGTTCAGTCGCGGGAAGGCGACGTCGGGCGCACCGATCTGCAGCGGCATGATCCAGTTGGTGAAACCCGCGAACAGCGGCGTCGCGAACATCAGCAGCATGATCGTGCCGTGCATCGTGAACGCCTGGTTGAACTGCTCGTTCGACAGGATCTTGCCGTCCGGCTGCGCCAGCTGGGCGCGCATGACGAGCGCCAGGATGCCACCGATCAGGAAGAAGGCGAACGAAGTACCCAGGTACAGCGTGCCGATCGTCTTGTGGTCGGTGGTGGTCAGCCACTTGATGATGGTGGCGCCCGGCTTGCGGTCGCGCGGAGCCGCGGCGGGCCTCGCGGTGCCCCCAGGCGCCCCGCCGGCCGCGGCGGGTTCGTTGAGGATCGTCACTTGGTTTCACTTCCCATGCTCGTGATACCCGAAGGCACCGCGCCGGCCTGGCCCTCGGCCCGCAGCTGCTGCAGGTGGTTGATGTAGTCGTCGTGCGAGACGACCTTCACCTTGAAGAGCATCCGGGAGTGGTCCACACCACAGAGTTCAGCGCACTTGCCGTCGTACTCGCCGATCACCGTCGGGGTGACCTGGAACTTGTTGACCACGCCCGGCACGACGTCCATCTTCATCATGAAGTTGACGGGCCAGAAGTCGTGGATCACGTCACGGGAAGTGAGCCGGAACTCGACCGACTCGTTGACCGGCAGCCAGAGCGTGGGGATCTGGTTCGGCGTACCCACGTCGTAGGCGGCCAGCTGGCTGTTGGGGTCCGGAGTCTCGCTGTTCTCGTAGTTGAACGCCCAGCTCCACTGGAAGCCGACCACATTGACGATGTGCTGCGGCTTGGAGATCTGGGTCAGCTTCGCCTCGTCGCGGGCGACGAAGTAGAAGAGAACCGAGACGATGACGATGGGGACCGCGGTGTAGAGCGCCTCGATGGGCACGTTGTACCGGGTCTGCGGAGGGATCTCGATGCCGGTGCGGCTGCGCCGGTGGAAGATCACGCTCCAGATGATCAGACCCCACATCAGTACGCCGACCACCAGCGCCGCGATCCAGGACCCCTGCCACATCTGAAGGACGATATGTCCAGTCGTGGTCACAGGGCTGGGGAGGCCAAGCCTGGGCAGGTCATTGGCCGAGCAGCCGGTAGCGGTCGCGATGACGAGGCCCAGTGCCAGCGCCTGAGGCAGCTTCCGCCGCATCGTGCGCCGCGGCGAGCGGTCGGAGCCGTTGGGACTCACGTAGCGCCTTCCCGAAGTCTCGCCCGCGATCGCGCCGCCCCCGGGAGTACTGTGAGGCTCCCCAGCGACCCGTCCACGGGCACGGTTTGAATGCTTATGCGGGCCAAACCCTACTCCAGCCTTATGCGCACCTGACGAGCAGGTCCCGGTAACGCGCCGCCCCGCTACCCGATCAGCCCCGGCAAGCGTGGATTCCCTGGTCATGAAGGACTTTAGGACCCCGTACACCCGATCGGGGGATGGCCCTGCGACGATCGGGTGACGGC contains:
- the ctaD gene encoding aa3-type cytochrome oxidase subunit I, yielding MTILNEPAAAGGAPGGTARPAAAPRDRKPGATIIKWLTTTDHKTIGTLYLGTSFAFFLIGGILALVMRAQLAQPDGKILSNEQFNQAFTMHGTIMLLMFATPLFAGFTNWIMPLQIGAPDVAFPRLNMFAYWLYLFGSTIAVGGFLTPQGAADFGWFAYSPLSDAVRSPSVGADMWIMGLAFSGFGTILGAVNFITTVICMRAPGMTMFRMSIFVWNVLLTSVLVLLAFPVLAAALFALEVDRKFGAHIFDPGNGGALLWQHLFWFFGHPEVYIIALPFFGIISEIIPVFSRKPMFGYSGLIAATIGIAGLSVTVWAHHMYVTGQVLLPFFSFMTFLIAVPTGVKFFNWVGTMWKGSLSFETPMLWTIGFLVTFLFGGLTGVLLASPPIDFHVSDSYFVVAHFHYVVFGTVVFAMFAGFHFWWPKMTGKMLDERLGKITFWTLFIGFHTTFLVQHWLGAEGMPRRYASYLPSDGFTTLNTVSSIGSFLLGLSILPFLYNVWKTAKYGEKVEVDDPWGYGRSLEWATSCPPPRHNFLTLPRIRSESPAFDLHHPDIAALDYLELHGHLAKHLEGVVPAEYDRPELTKTKGKKEGDA
- the ctaC gene encoding aa3-type cytochrome oxidase subunit II; translated protein: MSPNGSDRSPRRTMRRKLPQALALGLVIATATGCSANDLPRLGLPSPVTTTGHIVLQMWQGSWIAALVVGVLMWGLIIWSVIFHRRSRTGIEIPPQTRYNVPIEALYTAVPIVIVSVLFYFVARDEAKLTQISKPQHIVNVVGFQWSWAFNYENSETPDPNSQLAAYDVGTPNQIPTLWLPVNESVEFRLTSRDVIHDFWPVNFMMKMDVVPGVVNKFQVTPTVIGEYDGKCAELCGVDHSRMLFKVKVVSHDDYINHLQQLRAEGQAGAVPSGITSMGSETK